ACCTGCTCCACCTGCGCGACTACTTCCCCGGCCGGATCTGGGAACCGGGCATGTGGTCTCTGCTGGGCGGCGGCCGAGAGCCCCAGGACGCCACCCTGGAGCACACCCTCCGGCGCGAACTGGCCGAGGAAGCCGGCCTCGCCATCGCCGACCTGGCCCCGTTCGGCACCGAGTACGCCCGCGACGACGCCGGCGCGAGCGTGCCCATCACCATCTACGCCGGCCGCTGGAACGGCGATCCTCGCGAACTCCGGCTGACGGAAGGGGTGATGCTGTCATGGTTCGCGCCTGACGACCTCCACCGACTGCGCATCGCGCCCACCACCACTGACCTCGTACGGCGCCACGCCGCCGGCCTCCCCGCCAGGACCGCGCCGCAGAGCGCGCTCGCACCGCAGAAGTTACATCGCCCAGCTCCGCCGCACGGCACGGTCCTCAACGTCATCGGCGTCCACCTCCATCTGGAACGGCCCGACGGGACGGTACTGCTCGGGCTGCGTCACCCCGACTCGGCGTTCGCGCCGTCCACCTGGCACGTCCTGGCCGGCCACTGCGAGCAGGAGAACGCCATCGCCTGCCTGCTCAGGGAGGCACGAGAGGAAGCCGGCTTGCACATCGAGCGCCAGGACGTCGAACTCGTCCACGTCATCCACCACGTCGACAAGGCCGGGGACCGGCCCCGCATAGGCCTGTTCTTCCGCGCTCGGACCTGGAGCGGAGAGCCGGAACTGCGCGAACCGGACAAGTGCACCCAGTGGAGGTTCTGGGACCCTGCCGCGTTGCCCGACAACCTCGTTTCCCACACCCGTCAAGCCATCGCAAAGATCCAGAACGGGGACCTGTACAGCGAGTCGGGCTGGCCCGCATGACTGGCACTCCGAGCGGCGCCCACCGTCGCGTTTCCACAGCGACTGTGGTCGGCCGTGAGGACACCCGTCTGGTGGTGATCCGCGGCAACTCGGCGTCAGGCAAGTCAAGCGTGGCCCAGGGCCTGCGAGATCACTACGGCCGCGGTATCGCGATCGTGGGTCAGGACGTGATCCGCCGGAACGTGCTCAGGGAACACGACACCGCGCGTGGCGCCAACATCGCCCTACTGGGCAGCATCGCACGCGAAGCACTGAGCGCCGGCTTTCACGTGGTGCTCGAAGGGATTCTGTACGCCGACCGCTACGGCGACATGATCAGGTCTCTGGTACGGAACCACCGCGGCGCCTCCTACTGCTACTACCTGGACGTACCGCTGGAAACGACATTGGTCCGGCACGCGTCAAAAGACGATGCCGCATACCTGGCGCACGTCACCGACAGCCACCTTGCCTCCTGGTACCGCGAGCTGGATCTGCTACCCGACGGTCTGGAAACCGTAATCCCGGCCGACAGCACGCTGCGGGACACCATCGCGCGAATCCTGGGCGAAACCGACCTGGCCTCCCCCTCCCCCACCCCGCCGCCGCTGTGCAAGCCGTCGCAGGGAGAATCGATGAACCCGCTGGTGTTGATGTCCGATCCGCGGGTCGCCGCGATCCCGGTGCGTGAGTGCGGGGAGCCGCTCGTCGATGTGCGTGACCACAGCTTCCGCGTCGATCCCCGCAAACGGGATCCGCTGGGCGCGTTCGCCCACGTCCGCGAGGGCGTCCTCGCCCGGCTGGAGCACGCCCGCTCGCTCCTGCCCGCCGGCACCGACCTGCTGTTCATCGAGGGCTACCGGCCGCTGGCCCTGCAGCAGCGCTACTTCACCGAGTACCGGGACGAACTGGCTGCCGCTCACCCCGACTGGACAGCTGAGCAGCTGCACCAGGCCGCCAGCCGGTACGTGTCGCCGCCGGAGATCGCGCCCCACTCCGCAGGCGCGGCCGTGGACGTCACCCTCGTCGACCAGGACGGCCACGAACTCGACCTCGGCACCCGAGTCAACGCCTCCCCCGAGGAGAGCGACGGCGCCTGCTTCACTCACGCCCCGAACCTCGGCGATCGCGCGC
This region of Streptomyces ambofaciens ATCC 23877 genomic DNA includes:
- a CDS encoding NUDIX domain-containing protein: MSLSLDHILTTVETYLARHPHEREHLGALLGALERPTHIASRSTFIGHITCGAVVIDSLGRVLHVLHLTSGKVLAPGGHAEPSDESLAGTALRRLHEETGIPLQAVAPWPGYETVPFDIDIHDIDAHPGRAEPGHQHFDLRFLFRLHTAAEPPVVLQEEEVGGIEWRPVDRVVSPSLRDKLLKLPPPKTDPERANASALIYNDHGEYLLHLRDYFPGRIWEPGMWSLLGGGREPQDATLEHTLRRELAEEAGLAIADLAPFGTEYARDDAGASVPITIYAGRWNGDPRELRLTEGVMLSWFAPDDLHRLRIAPTTTDLVRRHAAGLPARTAPQSALAPQKLHRPAPPHGTVLNVIGVHLHLERPDGTVLLGLRHPDSAFAPSTWHVLAGHCEQENAIACLLREAREEAGLHIERQDVELVHVIHHVDKAGDRPRIGLFFRARTWSGEPELREPDKCTQWRFWDPAALPDNLVSHTRQAIAKIQNGDLYSESGWPA
- a CDS encoding M15 family metallopeptidase — encoded protein: MVGREDTRLVVIRGNSASGKSSVAQGLRDHYGRGIAIVGQDVIRRNVLREHDTARGANIALLGSIAREALSAGFHVVLEGILYADRYGDMIRSLVRNHRGASYCYYLDVPLETTLVRHASKDDAAYLAHVTDSHLASWYRELDLLPDGLETVIPADSTLRDTIARILGETDLASPSPTPPPLCKPSQGESMNPLVLMSDPRVAAIPVRECGEPLVDVRDHSFRVDPRKRDPLGAFAHVREGVLARLEHARSLLPAGTDLLFIEGYRPLALQQRYFTEYRDELAAAHPDWTAEQLHQAASRYVSPPEIAPHSAGAAVDVTLVDQDGHELDLGTRVNASPEESDGACFTHAPNLGDRARHHRTLLLNAMESAGFTNYATEFWHFSAADRYDALMRQEPHARYGPIEAP